AAGCAGATCTTCGCCATTCGTCGGCCGAACTGTCGAGTTCGACCCAGAGCGGTCCTGCCGTCCATCAGCCGGTGCTCAGCTTCGCCAGGTCGGCTGTAACAGTGCTGCCGCTCAGGCCTGTCGCCTGGTCCTAACGGTGACGTAGGGCTCGAACTGCGAGACGTCGGGGACGACCCCCAGGCCCGGCCCCTCCGGCAGCGCCATCATCCCTTCCTGCACTGGCAGCACCGGGTCGATGATGAGGCTGCGCAGCGGATTGGGGTTCGCGTCCACCTCGAGGAAGCCCGGGCCCCGCACCGCTGCCAGCAGGTGCAGCGAGGCCAGTTGCCCTAGCCCACCTGCCAGGAAGTGCGGACAATAGGCCCGGCCTGAGGCTACCACCGCACGTGCCACCGGCAGCGTCGCCGAGGCGCCGCCCCATTTGCAGCAATCCGGCTGCACGAAGCCCAGGTGGCACTCGGCCAGCGCGCGGTGGTACTCGAGAGTGCCGCGCAGGTTCTCCCCGGCCGCCAGCGGCGCCCGGCTCGCACCCGAGACCTGCGCCCATTCCCAAGACGGACGGTCGGCCGCGAGGGGCTCCTCAATCCAAGTTATTGG
This region of Longimicrobium sp. genomic DNA includes:
- a CDS encoding mandelate racemase/muconate lactonizing enzyme family protein; translation: RRAGVPLWRYWGGTDAGAVPVYASGLNPDAQALEQVEEARGRGYRNFKIKIGFGTKRDLATLRPVFAGLRDGERVMVDINQGWDLRTATRMVQVLGEFPITWIEEPLAADRPSWEWAQVSGASRAPLAAGENLRGTLEYHRALAECHLGFVQPDCCKWGGASATLPVARAVVASGRAYCPHFLAGGLGQLASLHLLAAVRGPGFLEVDANPNPLRSLIIDPVLPVQEGMMALPEGPGLGVVPDVSQFEPYVTVRTRRQA